The Setaria italica strain Yugu1 chromosome IX, Setaria_italica_v2.0, whole genome shotgun sequence genome has a window encoding:
- the LOC101764182 gene encoding phosphatidylinositol transfer protein 2, with translation MNAKNRQKLFLPLPLTRSSGSHQTWHLDTTSAMVQIKEFRIVMPMSMEEYEIGLSYTIMKMEQQNTNSKEGVEVLQQVPFEDEKLGKGQLTSKVYHLQSKIPSWMKGFAPASALTVYEDSWCAFPNSRTVIKCPLFSKCSLTIDTVTKPDNGCSENVHNLTSEQLAAREVEIVDIASISRDYWSKVISAPNVDLTTFKSQRTERGPLLKGWMDSCSPVMTTYKLVIMDAPIWGLGERLEDCIIAGERALFLACHRLCFAWIDEWYGMTVDQIREMERQTDMLLKKTLKKPGKAGSKHEGKRKTLKDEIAVVGSCT, from the exons ATGAACGCGAAAAACAGGCAAaagctcttcctccctctccctctcaccAGAAGTTCAGGAAGCCATCAAACTTGGCATCTCGATACTACTTCTGCCATGGTTCAGATCAAGGAATT CCGGATCGTCATGCCTATGTCGATGGAAGAG TATGAAATAGGCCTCAGCTACACCATCATGAAGATGGAGCAGCAAAACACAAACAGCAAGGAGGGTGTAGAGGTACTGCAGCAGGTCCCATTTGAGGATGAAAAGCTTGGCAAGGGCCAACTCACTTCAAAAGTTTATCATTTGCAGAG CAAAATTCCATCCTGGATGAAGGGCTTTGCACCTGCCAGTGCTCTCACGGTGTATGAGGACTCTTGGTGTGCATTTCCAAATAGCAGAACAG TGATCAAG TGCCCACTTTTCAGCAAGTGCTCATTGACCATCGACACCGTAACTAAACCTGACAATGGTTGTTCTGAAAAT GTGCATAATCTGACCAGTGAGCAATTAGCTGCAAGAGAAGTTGAGATAGTTGACATTGCCTCTATATCGCGAGATTACTGGAGCAAGGTGATCAGTGCTCCAAATGTCGACCTGACAACCTTCAAGTCGCAAAGAACAGAGCGAGGCCCTCTTCTGAAGGGATGGATG GATTCATGTAGTCCAGTCATGACCACATACAAGCTGGTGATCATGGATGCCCCTATCTGGGGCTTGGGCGAACGGCTCGAAGACTGCATCATCGCG GGTGAGCGGGCGTTGTTCTTGGCGTGCCACCGGCTGTGCTTCGCGTGGATCGACGAGTGGTACGGCATGACCGTGGATCAGATCCGGGAGATGGAGCGGCAGACGGACATGCTGCTGAAGAAG ACGCTGAAAAAGCCTGGGAAGGCCGGGAGCAAGCACGAGGGCAAGAGGAAGACGCTCAAAGACGAGATCGCTGTGGTGGGGAGCTGCACGTAG
- the LOC101784050 gene encoding LOB domain-containing protein 1 has protein sequence MDRSVMDYGSNASTGTTAAAAQQQQQYNNSCRSASPPSRVSSCSPPPPAAQVVGNAAPTVVLSPCAACKILRRRCADGCVLAPYFPPAEPAKFTTAHRVFGASNIIKLLQDLPECSRADAVSSMVYEAEARLRDPVYGCAGAVCRLQRQANELKVQLARAQADLLNAQAQHANLLALVCVDMVNRRDGHHQHQQLQQQPSSPLMDGGSGGGSNFGAAYHQTFYDSDLDSATWPDHEAQLWT, from the coding sequence ATGGATCGGTCGGTCATGGACTACGGCAGCAACGCGAGCACGGgcacgacggccgcggcggcgcagcagcagcagcagtataATAACAGTTGCCGctccgcgtcgccgccgtcgcgggtgtcgtcgtgctcgccgccgccgccggccgcccaggTGGTGGGCAACGCGGCGCCGACGGTGGTGCTGAGCCCGTGCGCGGCGTGCAAGATCCTCCGGCGCCGCTGCGCCGACGGGTGCGTGCTGGCGCCCTACTTCCCGCCGGCGGAGCCGGCCAAGTTCACGACCGCGCATCGCGTGTTCGGCGCCAGCAACATCATCAAGCTCCTCCAGGACCTGCCGGAGTGCTCGCGCGCGGACGCGGTGAGCAGCATGGTGtacgaggcggaggcgcggctGCGGGACCCCGTGTACGGGTGCGCCGGGGCGGTGTGCCGCCTGCAGAGGCAGGCCAACGAGCTCAAGGTGCAGCTGGCGCGCGCGCAGGCCGACCTCCTCAACGCGCAGGCGCAGCACGCCAACCTGCTAGCACTCGTTTGCGTGGACATGGTGAACCGCCGGGACGGacaccaccagcaccagcagctgcagcagcagccatcGTCGCCGCTGAtggacggcggcagcggtggcggcagcaACTTCGGCGCGGCGTACCACCAGACGTTTTACGACTCGGACCTGGACTCAGCGACGTGGCCGGATCACGAGGCCCAGCTCTGGACCTGA